A single Carnobacterium inhibens subsp. inhibens DSM 13024 DNA region contains:
- a CDS encoding DUF2075 domain-containing protein: MSKISNPVIYEIDYSYEAVESLEGGILQEEGSNAKYLLDYPTVYIVHDEKKNREFSVYIGETSDIRQRTKQHLIEDPKKREDWESLANSDDSKMYIIGHDYFNKSLTLDIENKLIMYMSSIDSVQSVYNRRTNQQKEYYTVDKLDEIFSKIWRKLRNKNKTLFPVEKIIKDSALFKASPFHKLSDEQIQAKDKVILKIMEALTRNQSGELILVAGEAGSGKTVLMSSLFYELKQLAQEESENIVLQEANSYLLINHEQQLKVYQQIANKLGITSKKVPNLVSKPTTFINNHTPEEKADVVIVDEAHLLWTQGKQSYRGKNQLYDLMERAKVVVAVFDINQVLTTEQYWEEEELLTLEHEANLKGNFIRLENQMRINASQSTINWIRSMIDDRKINPILKDIKGYDLKIFNHPEELYQAIREKAKDENSGISRITATFDWEYVDKRKPEKDDYWRVKIGNWSLPWNLQLPQMKEQKRKNRNLSWAEQEQTIDEVGSTFTIQGFDLNYAGVIIGPSVKYRNGEIVFDRSSSQNKKATRQRTLKNGKKEQFSDMLLKNELNVLLTRGVNGLYIYAVDEELQKALLNAAKG, translated from the coding sequence ATGAGTAAAATCTCTAATCCAGTTATCTATGAAATAGATTATAGCTACGAAGCAGTGGAAAGTTTAGAAGGTGGAATTCTTCAAGAAGAAGGATCTAATGCAAAATACCTATTGGATTATCCCACGGTTTACATCGTTCATGATGAGAAAAAGAATCGCGAATTTTCAGTTTACATCGGAGAAACTTCTGATATAAGACAAAGAACCAAACAACATCTTATTGAAGATCCCAAAAAACGGGAAGATTGGGAAAGCCTCGCAAACTCGGATGATTCAAAAATGTACATAATAGGCCATGATTATTTTAATAAATCATTGACTTTAGATATTGAAAATAAATTAATTATGTATATGTCTAGTATCGATTCGGTTCAATCTGTGTATAATCGAAGAACCAATCAACAAAAAGAGTATTATACGGTAGATAAATTAGATGAGATTTTTTCTAAGATTTGGAGAAAATTAAGAAATAAGAATAAAACTCTTTTCCCTGTTGAAAAAATAATCAAAGACTCTGCTCTATTTAAAGCTTCGCCATTTCATAAACTAAGTGATGAACAAATCCAAGCTAAGGATAAAGTTATCTTAAAAATTATGGAGGCGTTAACGAGAAACCAGTCTGGAGAATTGATTTTAGTAGCAGGAGAAGCTGGTTCAGGTAAAACAGTTTTAATGAGCAGTCTCTTTTACGAATTAAAACAGCTAGCTCAAGAAGAGTCAGAAAATATCGTCTTACAAGAAGCAAATAGTTATTTGTTGATAAATCATGAGCAACAGTTGAAAGTTTATCAACAAATTGCAAACAAATTAGGTATTACGTCTAAGAAAGTGCCTAATTTAGTCAGTAAACCAACAACGTTTATCAATAATCATACTCCAGAGGAAAAAGCAGATGTTGTTATTGTAGATGAGGCTCATTTGTTATGGACACAAGGGAAGCAATCTTATAGAGGAAAGAATCAGCTGTATGATTTAATGGAGAGAGCAAAAGTAGTGGTAGCGGTATTTGATATCAATCAAGTTCTTACTACTGAACAATATTGGGAAGAAGAGGAACTGCTTACTTTAGAACATGAGGCGAATTTAAAAGGAAATTTTATCCGTTTAGAAAATCAAATGAGGATTAACGCGAGTCAGAGCACTATTAATTGGATAAGGTCGATGATTGATGATAGAAAAATCAATCCCATTCTCAAGGATATTAAAGGATATGATTTGAAAATTTTTAATCATCCTGAAGAGTTGTATCAAGCCATTAGAGAAAAAGCAAAAGATGAAAATTCAGGTATTTCCCGAATTACTGCAACATTTGATTGGGAGTACGTTGACAAGAGAAAACCAGAAAAAGATGATTATTGGAGAGTTAAGATAGGGAATTGGTCTCTACCTTGGAATCTGCAACTGCCTCAAATGAAGGAGCAAAAGAGAAAGAATAGAAACCTTTCTTGGGCAGAACAAGAACAAACTATTGATGAAGTAGGTTCTACATTTACTATTCAAGGATTTGACCTAAATTATGCAGGTGTGATTATCGGTCCTTCTGTAAAATATAGAAATGGAGAAATTGTATTCGATAGAAGTTCCAGTCAAAATAAAAAAGCTACTCGCCAAAGAACATTAAAGAACGGGAAAAAAGAACAGTTTTCTGATATGTTGTTAAAAAACGAATTAAATGTGCTTTTAACAAGAGGAGTAAATGGTTTATATATTTACGCGGTAGATGAGGAACTTCAAAAAGCGCTATTAAATGCAGCAAAGGGGTAA
- a CDS encoding nucleotide pyrophosphohydrolase, whose amino-acid sequence MDNEKSSMEKVNKFRDDRDWRQFHNEKDLAISISLEASELLELFQWKSAEEVKEFNLGRIKEELADVLIYSHMLADNLNLNIDSIIDEKLKKNNEKYPVSKSKGNNNKYTDFE is encoded by the coding sequence ATGGATAATGAGAAAAGCAGTATGGAAAAGGTGAATAAGTTCAGAGATGACAGAGATTGGCGTCAATTTCATAATGAAAAAGATTTAGCTATCTCTATTTCACTAGAAGCTTCAGAATTACTTGAATTATTTCAATGGAAATCAGCCGAAGAAGTAAAAGAATTCAACTTAGGACGAATCAAGGAAGAGTTAGCAGATGTATTGATTTATTCTCATATGTTAGCAGATAACCTCAATTTAAATATTGATTCGATCATTGATGAAAAACTAAAAAAAAACAATGAGAAATACCCGGTAAGTAAAAGCAAGGGGAATAATAATAAATACACTGACTTTGAATAG
- a CDS encoding GntR family transcriptional regulator, giving the protein MNKYHDVANKINLSIQENNLTRGHKLPTLTELEGIYKVSKNTIIKALEVLETNGVIYQVRGSGTYVRGRHRKGFVNLTDVQGFHSIFREFNLSSEVIELKEIEAPSNVAEILELTDQETIYYIKRVRYIESRPFCVEESYYLKTVVPYLNEEIASQSIFNYLTEDLKINIRFSDLFMRIGKLNQEEAAYLQLETHDPSLTIESIYYLNSGRPFNYSNIKYHHEEAQFFVQGNNF; this is encoded by the coding sequence ATGAATAAATACCACGATGTCGCAAATAAAATTAATCTGTCTATTCAAGAAAATAATTTAACACGCGGTCATAAATTGCCTACTCTCACTGAATTAGAAGGTATATATAAAGTCAGTAAAAACACGATTATTAAAGCGTTGGAAGTTTTAGAAACAAATGGTGTGATTTACCAAGTAAGAGGCAGCGGTACATATGTACGTGGTCGTCACCGCAAAGGCTTTGTGAATTTAACGGATGTTCAAGGATTTCACAGTATTTTTAGAGAATTCAATTTGTCTTCAGAAGTCATTGAATTAAAAGAAATCGAAGCACCTTCAAATGTCGCAGAAATACTTGAGCTTACAGATCAAGAAACAATCTATTACATTAAACGCGTCCGCTACATCGAATCACGTCCCTTTTGTGTGGAAGAATCCTATTACCTCAAGACGGTCGTGCCTTATTTGAATGAAGAAATTGCCAGCCAATCTATATTCAACTACTTAACGGAAGACTTAAAAATAAACATTCGTTTTTCAGATTTATTTATGCGTATTGGAAAATTAAATCAAGAAGAAGCAGCATATTTACAGTTGGAAACACACGATCCTTCTTTAACGATCGAAAGCATCTATTATTTAAACAGTGGTCGCCCATTCAATTATTCCAACATCAAATACCATCACGAAGAAGCTCAATTCTTTGTACAGGGGAATAATTTTTAG
- a CDS encoding 6-phospho-beta-glucosidase yields MSKFPKGFLWGGALAAHQFEGGWNQDGKGPSVADVMTAGAAGKPREITETVEEGKFYPNHEAIDFYNRYKEDVALFAEMGLNSLRTSINWTRIFPKGDEAEPNEAGLQFYDDLFDELLKNSIEPVITLTHFEMPLHLAQNYGGFRNRKVVDFFVKFAEVVFDRYKNKVKYWMTFNEINNMMDYTNPIFLWTNVGVQVEEGENAKEVMYTAAHHVLLASALSVKIGREINPDFQIGAMVSHVPVYPLTAHPEDVMLAEESMHLRYFFPDVQVRGYYPNYTLKEFELDGLNIPIQEEDAEILTQGKVDYLGFSYYMSNVVDHKDENNDDEAANVHGKIPHQVDNPYLKASDWGWTIDPVGLRYTLNRFWDRYQIPLFIVENGFGAIDTVEEDGSIHDEARISYLREHIKQMGIAIDHDGVELMGYTPWGIIDIVSFTTGEMKKRYGMIYVDRDNEGNGTMERSKKDSFDWYKKVIESNGKDL; encoded by the coding sequence ATGTCTAAATTTCCAAAAGGTTTCTTATGGGGCGGAGCGTTAGCAGCCCATCAATTCGAAGGTGGCTGGAATCAAGATGGTAAAGGACCTAGTGTCGCTGATGTAATGACTGCTGGTGCAGCTGGTAAGCCACGCGAAATTACCGAAACGGTTGAAGAAGGTAAATTTTATCCGAATCACGAAGCCATTGATTTTTACAATCGTTATAAAGAAGATGTGGCGTTGTTCGCTGAAATGGGATTGAACAGTTTACGTACATCTATCAACTGGACGCGTATTTTCCCGAAAGGCGACGAAGCTGAACCCAATGAAGCTGGACTTCAATTTTACGATGATTTATTTGATGAATTATTGAAAAATAGTATTGAGCCGGTCATTACGCTGACTCACTTTGAAATGCCGCTACACTTAGCGCAAAATTATGGTGGATTTAGAAACCGTAAAGTAGTCGATTTCTTTGTTAAATTTGCCGAGGTTGTTTTTGACCGGTACAAAAATAAAGTGAAATACTGGATGACGTTTAACGAAATCAACAATATGATGGATTACACCAACCCGATTTTCTTATGGACAAACGTGGGTGTTCAAGTTGAAGAAGGCGAGAACGCTAAAGAAGTGATGTACACTGCAGCTCACCATGTTTTACTAGCCAGTGCTCTATCAGTGAAAATTGGTCGCGAAATCAATCCTGATTTCCAAATTGGAGCGATGGTTTCACATGTACCGGTTTATCCGTTAACGGCTCATCCAGAAGATGTAATGTTAGCTGAAGAATCGATGCATCTGCGTTATTTCTTCCCGGATGTACAAGTACGTGGGTATTATCCAAACTATACACTGAAAGAATTTGAACTCGATGGCTTGAATATTCCTATTCAAGAAGAAGACGCTGAAATATTAACACAAGGTAAAGTGGATTATTTAGGGTTCAGTTACTATATGTCTAATGTGGTGGATCATAAAGATGAAAATAACGATGATGAAGCGGCTAACGTGCATGGAAAGATTCCTCATCAAGTAGACAATCCTTATCTAAAAGCTAGTGACTGGGGTTGGACGATTGATCCTGTAGGTTTACGTTATACGTTGAATCGTTTCTGGGATCGTTATCAAATACCACTGTTCATTGTGGAAAATGGATTTGGTGCGATTGATACTGTTGAAGAAGACGGCAGCATCCATGATGAAGCTCGTATCTCTTATTTGCGTGAACACATCAAACAAATGGGCATCGCGATAGATCATGACGGTGTTGAATTGATGGGTTATACACCTTGGGGCATCATTGATATCGTTTCGTTCACTACTGGAGAAATGAAAAAACGTTACGGCATGATTTATGTCGACCGTGATAACGAAGGTAATGGAACAATGGAACGCAGTAAGAAAGATTCTTTTGACTGGTACAAAAAAGTCATTGAATCGAATGGAAAAGACCTATAA
- the def gene encoding peptide deformylase, with the protein MITMKDIIKEGHPTLRLVAKELALPLSEEEKQLGKDMLQFLKNSQDPEIAEEYNLRAGVGLAAPQLDISKRMVAVHIPGIEEGIDEPILSTVMINPKIISHSVQNACLTEGEGCLSVDREVPGYVPRHSRITLTYFDLEGEAHKIRLKNYPAIVVQHEIDHINGIMFYDHINKEQPFKIDDDVKVIS; encoded by the coding sequence ATGATTACCATGAAAGATATTATTAAAGAAGGACATCCCACACTAAGATTGGTTGCTAAAGAATTAGCATTGCCCCTTAGTGAAGAAGAAAAGCAATTAGGTAAAGACATGCTCCAATTTCTAAAAAACAGCCAAGACCCTGAAATTGCTGAAGAATATAACTTGCGCGCTGGAGTAGGTCTTGCAGCACCTCAATTAGACATTTCAAAACGAATGGTTGCCGTTCACATTCCAGGAATTGAAGAAGGCATTGATGAGCCTATTCTTAGTACAGTTATGATTAACCCTAAAATTATCAGCCATTCTGTTCAAAATGCCTGTTTAACTGAAGGTGAAGGCTGCTTATCTGTGGATCGAGAAGTACCCGGTTATGTTCCTCGTCACAGCCGTATTACATTAACATACTTCGATTTAGAAGGAGAAGCTCACAAAATACGTTTAAAAAACTACCCAGCCATCGTTGTTCAACACGAGATCGACCATATTAATGGAATCATGTTTTATGACCATATTAATAAAGAACAGCCTTTTAAAATCGATGATGACGTAAAAGTTATTTCTTAA
- the gdhA gene encoding NADP-specific glutamate dehydrogenase yields the protein MVDAKNYVNEVYTKVSKRDPDQPEYLQAVKEFFDTIEPVFAAHPELIEKNILERLVEPERIIQFRVPWVDDQGEVNVNRGFRVQYNSAIGPYKGGLRFHPSVTQSIVKFLGFEQIFKNSLTGLPIGGGKGGSDFDPKGKSDEEVMRFCQSFMTELQRHIGPDIDVPAGDIGVGAREIGFLFGQYKKLNGFQAGVLTGKPLFLGGSLTRTEATGYGLVYFTKEMLDDIGKSFENQKVVVSGSGNVAVYAIEKVQEFGGTVIACSDSDGYIFDPEGIDLAIVKKIKEVERKRISEYVVERPNALYKKGNIWDLEEKYTIALPCATQNEIDGTTAEKMIGQGVSVVAEGANMPCDLEAVKAFQKAGIVYGPAKAANAGGVAVSALEMSQNSQRLNWTFEEVDEELKRIMKNIYNEIKDTAKSYHLEGDFVAGANIAGFAKVAQAMLSQGII from the coding sequence ATGGTAGATGCAAAAAATTATGTTAATGAGGTCTATACTAAAGTTTCAAAACGGGATCCAGATCAACCTGAATATTTACAAGCGGTTAAGGAATTTTTTGATACTATCGAACCAGTCTTCGCAGCACATCCAGAATTAATTGAAAAAAATATTTTAGAACGTTTAGTAGAACCAGAAAGAATCATTCAATTTAGAGTTCCTTGGGTCGACGATCAAGGAGAAGTGAATGTGAATCGAGGATTCAGGGTACAATACAATTCAGCAATTGGACCTTACAAAGGCGGTCTTCGCTTTCATCCATCTGTTACACAAAGCATCGTAAAATTTTTAGGATTTGAACAAATCTTTAAGAATAGTCTGACTGGACTTCCAATCGGTGGAGGAAAAGGTGGAAGTGACTTTGATCCAAAAGGAAAATCTGATGAAGAAGTTATGCGTTTTTGTCAAAGTTTTATGACCGAATTACAAAGACATATAGGTCCAGACATTGATGTGCCAGCTGGAGATATTGGTGTTGGAGCGCGTGAAATCGGCTTTTTATTTGGTCAATATAAAAAATTAAATGGGTTTCAAGCAGGTGTTTTAACTGGAAAACCACTTTTCTTAGGCGGTAGTTTAACAAGAACTGAAGCAACTGGTTATGGATTGGTTTATTTCACTAAAGAAATGTTAGATGATATTGGAAAATCTTTTGAAAATCAAAAGGTTGTGGTTTCGGGTAGTGGAAATGTTGCTGTCTATGCTATTGAAAAAGTACAAGAATTTGGAGGAACAGTTATTGCTTGTTCAGATTCTGATGGGTACATTTTTGATCCAGAAGGAATTGATTTAGCAATCGTTAAAAAAATCAAAGAAGTAGAAAGAAAGAGAATTTCAGAATATGTTGTTGAACGCCCAAATGCACTATATAAAAAAGGGAATATCTGGGACTTAGAAGAAAAATATACTATTGCTCTTCCTTGTGCAACACAGAATGAAATTGATGGAACTACTGCTGAAAAAATGATTGGCCAAGGCGTAAGCGTTGTTGCTGAAGGTGCAAACATGCCATGTGATCTAGAAGCAGTTAAGGCATTCCAAAAGGCTGGAATCGTTTATGGTCCTGCAAAAGCTGCTAATGCAGGTGGAGTAGCTGTTTCAGCTTTAGAAATGAGTCAAAATAGTCAAAGATTAAATTGGACTTTTGAAGAAGTGGATGAAGAATTGAAAAGAATTATGAAGAACATCTACAATGAAATAAAAGATACAGCTAAATCTTATCATTTAGAAGGAGACTTCGTTGCTGGTGCTAATATTGCTGGTTTTGCAAAAGTTGCACAAGCAATGTTAAGTCAAGGAATTATTTAA
- the pdhA gene encoding pyruvate dehydrogenase (acetyl-transferring) E1 component subunit alpha, whose product MVNKKQPVDFEALLSTIDAAFPMVQILDKDGKVVNKDIMPDLSDDQLVELMEQMVWSRILHERSMALARQGRLGFYAPTAGQEASQLASHYAFEKEDELFPGYRDMPQLIQHGLPVSKAFLWSRGHSAGNEYPEDLHAVPPQIIIGAQIIQAMGAGVGLKMRGKQNVAFTYTGDGGSSQGDFYEGLNFAGAYKAPVVFFVQNNGYAISTPRHKQTAATTLAQKAVAAGIPGIQVDGMDPLAVYAVAKQAREWAVAGNGPVLIETITSRFGPHSTSGDDPTRYRDKDSFDYWEQRDPLIRFRNFLTEKGLWSEEKENELIEKTKEEIKASVKEADQAPKQKVSDFLKNMYETPTQVIAEQIATFEAKESK is encoded by the coding sequence ATGGTTAACAAAAAACAACCAGTAGATTTTGAAGCATTGTTAAGCACAATTGATGCTGCTTTCCCAATGGTACAAATCTTAGATAAGGACGGTAAAGTTGTAAACAAAGACATCATGCCTGATTTATCTGACGATCAACTAGTTGAATTAATGGAACAAATGGTTTGGTCTAGAATCTTACACGAACGTTCAATGGCTTTAGCTCGTCAAGGACGCTTAGGTTTCTACGCTCCAACAGCTGGACAAGAAGCTTCTCAATTAGCAAGTCATTATGCATTTGAAAAAGAAGATGAATTATTCCCTGGTTACCGTGATATGCCTCAATTGATCCAACATGGATTACCAGTTTCAAAAGCCTTTTTATGGTCTCGCGGACATTCAGCAGGAAATGAATATCCTGAAGATTTACATGCTGTACCACCACAAATTATCATCGGTGCTCAAATCATCCAAGCTATGGGTGCGGGTGTTGGTCTTAAAATGCGTGGCAAACAAAATGTTGCATTTACTTATACAGGTGATGGCGGTTCATCTCAAGGAGATTTCTACGAAGGATTGAACTTTGCCGGTGCATATAAAGCTCCTGTAGTATTCTTTGTTCAAAACAACGGATATGCGATTTCAACACCTCGTCACAAACAAACTGCAGCTACAACATTGGCTCAAAAAGCTGTTGCAGCTGGAATCCCAGGAATCCAAGTAGATGGTATGGATCCATTAGCAGTTTACGCTGTTGCTAAACAAGCAAGAGAATGGGCTGTAGCTGGAAATGGTCCTGTTTTAATTGAAACAATCACTTCACGTTTTGGTCCTCACTCAACATCAGGAGATGACCCAACTCGTTACCGTGACAAAGACAGTTTTGATTACTGGGAACAACGCGATCCATTGATTCGTTTCCGTAATTTCTTAACTGAAAAAGGTTTATGGTCAGAAGAAAAAGAAAATGAATTAATTGAAAAAACTAAAGAAGAGATCAAAGCTTCTGTTAAAGAAGCAGACCAAGCACCAAAACAAAAAGTTTCTGATTTCTTGAAAAACATGTATGAAACACCAACTCAAGTTATCGCTGAACAAATTGCAACTTTCGAAGCAAAGGAGAGTAAATAA
- a CDS encoding alpha-ketoacid dehydrogenase subunit beta, translated as MAQLTMIQAITEALDQEMERDQDILIFGEDVGKNGGVFRATAGLQEKYGEERVSDTPLAESGIGGLAIGLAFQGFRPVPEIQFIGFLFEVLDSIVGQAARTRYRMSSTRNMPITIRTPFGGGVHTPEMHSDNLEGILTQSPGIKVVVPSNPYDAKGLLTSALRDNDPVVFMEHMKLYRSFRDEVPEESYTIPLGKAAITREGKDVSVITYGAMVREAIKAADELEKEGISVEIVDLRTISPLDIETIVASVEKTGRVVVVQEAQRQAGVGAMVMSEISERAILSLQAPIGRVAAPDTVFPFGLAENAWLPNATDIADKVKETYNF; from the coding sequence ATGGCACAATTAACAATGATTCAAGCGATTACTGAAGCGCTTGACCAAGAAATGGAACGCGATCAAGATATTTTGATTTTCGGTGAAGATGTAGGTAAAAATGGCGGAGTATTCCGTGCAACTGCTGGTCTTCAAGAAAAATATGGCGAAGAACGTGTTTCAGATACACCTCTTGCTGAATCAGGTATTGGTGGATTAGCTATTGGACTTGCTTTCCAAGGTTTCCGTCCAGTTCCAGAAATTCAATTTATTGGATTCTTATTTGAAGTATTAGATTCAATAGTAGGACAAGCTGCACGTACTCGTTACCGTATGAGCAGTACTCGTAACATGCCTATTACTATTCGTACACCATTTGGTGGCGGAGTTCATACTCCAGAAATGCACTCAGATAACCTTGAAGGTATTCTTACTCAATCTCCTGGTATCAAAGTAGTTGTTCCATCAAATCCGTATGATGCAAAAGGTCTATTGACTTCTGCTTTACGTGACAATGATCCAGTTGTATTCATGGAACATATGAAATTATACCGTTCATTCCGTGATGAAGTTCCTGAAGAGTCTTACACTATTCCTCTTGGAAAAGCTGCAATCACTCGTGAAGGTAAAGATGTTTCTGTTATCACTTATGGTGCTATGGTTCGTGAAGCTATTAAAGCTGCAGATGAACTTGAAAAAGAAGGTATCTCTGTTGAAATCGTTGACTTAAGAACTATTTCTCCATTAGATATTGAAACAATCGTTGCTTCAGTTGAAAAAACTGGACGCGTTGTTGTTGTTCAAGAAGCACAACGTCAAGCAGGTGTTGGCGCAATGGTTATGTCTGAAATTTCTGAACGTGCTATCCTTTCATTACAAGCGCCAATTGGCCGTGTAGCTGCACCAGATACAGTTTTCCCATTTGGTTTAGCAGAAAATGCTTGGTTGCCAAATGCAACTGACATCGCTGATAAAGTAAAAGAAACGTACAATTTCTAA
- a CDS encoding 2-oxo acid dehydrogenase subunit E2 produces MAFKFKLPDVGEGMAEGEIVKWLVAEGDTVEEEDSIVEIQNDKSVEEIATPVSGTIKKIMVEEGTVATVGQVIVEIDAPGHEEDEEAGSVPATSPEAPAASAPAPASSGTAFYQFKMPDVGEGMAEGEIVKWLVAEGDTVNEEDSVAEIQNDKSVEEIASPVSGTIKKILVEEGTVAMVGQALLEIDSPEHNTEGAAPAAPAAQEAPAASTATASTEAPSSNKNVLAMPSVRQFARENDVDITQVSATGKNGRTTKEDIENFKKNGGKAPEATAAPAEKAAETKAPAAKKEAAPAKAFKSNQAELETREAMTPMRKAIAKAMVNSKATAPHVTLFDEVDSTKLMAHRKHFKDIAASKGVKLTFLPYVVKAIVSVLRKYPALNASIDDSTNEIVYKHYFNIGIATDTDRGLFVPVIKDADAKSIFSIASEITELSGKATEGKLAANEMSNGSISISNIGSIGGGWFTPVINYPEVAILGVGRIAKKAVVNADDEIVVAPVMQLSLSFDHRIIDGATAQKAMNELKTLLADPELLLMEG; encoded by the coding sequence ATGGCATTTAAATTTAAATTACCAGACGTTGGAGAAGGAATGGCAGAAGGCGAAATCGTAAAATGGTTAGTAGCTGAAGGCGATACAGTTGAAGAAGAAGATTCAATTGTAGAAATCCAAAACGACAAATCTGTAGAAGAAATTGCAACACCCGTTTCAGGTACAATCAAGAAAATTATGGTAGAAGAAGGAACTGTAGCAACAGTTGGGCAAGTTATTGTTGAAATTGATGCTCCAGGACATGAAGAAGATGAAGAAGCAGGATCTGTTCCAGCTACTTCACCAGAAGCTCCAGCAGCATCTGCTCCAGCACCTGCTTCATCAGGAACTGCTTTTTACCAATTCAAAATGCCAGACGTTGGAGAAGGAATGGCAGAAGGCGAAATCGTAAAATGGTTAGTAGCTGAAGGCGATACTGTTAACGAAGAAGATTCTGTTGCTGAAATCCAAAACGACAAATCTGTAGAAGAAATTGCGTCTCCAGTTTCTGGAACAATCAAAAAAATCTTGGTTGAAGAAGGAACAGTTGCTATGGTAGGTCAAGCATTATTAGAAATTGACTCTCCAGAACACAATACTGAGGGTGCAGCACCAGCAGCACCAGCAGCTCAAGAAGCTCCAGCAGCATCAACAGCTACAGCTTCAACAGAAGCACCATCTTCAAACAAAAATGTTTTAGCAATGCCATCTGTTCGTCAATTCGCTCGCGAAAATGACGTAGATATCACTCAAGTTTCTGCTACTGGTAAAAACGGTCGCACAACTAAAGAAGATATCGAAAACTTCAAGAAAAATGGTGGAAAAGCACCTGAAGCTACAGCAGCACCAGCTGAAAAAGCTGCTGAAACAAAAGCTCCAGCAGCTAAGAAAGAAGCAGCACCAGCTAAAGCATTCAAATCTAACCAAGCTGAACTTGAAACTCGTGAAGCAATGACTCCAATGCGTAAAGCAATCGCTAAAGCAATGGTAAACAGTAAAGCAACTGCTCCACATGTTACTTTGTTCGACGAAGTAGATTCAACTAAATTAATGGCTCACCGTAAACACTTTAAAGATATCGCAGCAAGCAAAGGTGTTAAATTAACATTCTTGCCTTACGTTGTTAAAGCTATCGTTTCAGTATTACGTAAATACCCAGCATTGAATGCATCAATTGATGATTCAACTAACGAAATTGTTTACAAACATTATTTCAACATTGGTATCGCTACTGATACTGATCGTGGATTATTTGTACCAGTTATCAAAGATGCTGACGCTAAGAGCATTTTCTCTATCGCAAGCGAAATTACTGAACTTTCTGGTAAAGCTACAGAAGGTAAATTAGCTGCTAACGAAATGAGTAATGGTTCAATCTCAATCAGCAATATCGGTTCGATCGGTGGAGGCTGGTTCACTCCAGTAATTAACTACCCTGAAGTTGCTATTTTAGGTGTAGGTCGTATCGCTAAAAAAGCTGTTGTTAACGCAGATGACGAAATTGTTGTAGCGCCAGTTATGCAATTGTCATTAAGTTTTGACCACCGTATCATTGATGGAGCAACTGCACAAAAAGCAATGAACGAATTAAAAACGTTGCTTGCTGATCCAGAATTATTGTTAATGGAAGGGTAA